The following DNA comes from Candidatus Hydrogenedens sp..
GATTTTTTCAAGGGACTATCCAACTAACAACCTTATCTACAGAAAATAACGATGGACTTCTTACTGTAATTCATAATGGTTTAATTACAGCAGAGTATTACGATGAACTGACGGAATCGGGTTCCCCACGAACAATCACAGCTGAATCTACAACAGATATTTATCCACCTCAATTACTTCACTTATCAATAGAGCCCGGTATTAAAGATGTGAATGTTCAATTAGAAACCGATGAAATTTGTTCTGCCCGTTTTGAATATGGAGGTCAATGCTCTGTTCCCTTTGAGAAATATGAGAATTCTCTCGCTATGAATACAAATCACAAATTCTTAATTACAGGATTAAGTTCGGATACGGAATATACATACAGAATTGTGTTAACAGATATTGCAGAAAATGAATATTCGACAGATTGTGGCAACTTTACGACTCTACACCAGCCAGATTATTTCACCTACTACTATACTTCAGATATTGTAGACACAGTTCCGTTGTCCAATCACCGAGTTATATTTGTTCCCGATGCCTCTTCGGATAAATATCATGCATGCTTGCAAAATATAAATGAATTTCCAAGAATCACAAAAAATGCGACGCCCATTACTCTTGGAGATGATGACTTTGCATTGATTGAATTTCCATTAGGTACTTATGTCTATCTATACGGGGTAGAATATTCTCAATGTTATGTGGGAAGTAACGGTTATGTTACCTTTACGCAAGGAGATGATGACTATGCGGAGTCTTTAGATGCACATTTCACTATTCCGAGAATATCGCTAATGTTTGATGACTTAAACCCATCTAAAGCAGGTTCGATTTTATATCAGTTCGATACTGATGCTTTTGTTGTTACTTTTTCAGGAGTTCTGAGGTACGGTGCAGGGGAAGCCAATATTCAATTAGAAATGTTTTATGATGGAACGATTTCTATCACATGGCTTAATTGTGTTTCCTCAGGTTTTATTACAGGACTATCTGGAGGTGGAGGAATTCCAACGGACTTTGAGTTAACAGATTTTTTAAGATACAAAGAATGCATACCCTCAGAAGGAGTTTTAGAAGGGGAATATGAAGGTATTAGTGAAGGTGAGGGAGTAGCAGAAGGCGAGGGAACTACCGAAGGAAATATAGAAGGAGTTATGGAGGGAGAAGGAGCCATAGAAGGTATAATAGAAGGAACTATGGAAGGTAGTGTAGATGGTGAGGGAAACATCGAAGGAACCCTCGAAGGTGAATATATTTTCTTCCATAGTTCAGATATAAATAGAAACGGTAAAATTGATTTAGATGAACTGTTAAGAATAATTCAGTTATTTAATTCGGGTGGATATCACTGTAATATCAACACTAAAATTGAAGATGGCTATCTCCCAGGTCCTGGAGATAATCACGATTGCCAACCCCATTCCAGCGATTATAATCCTCAGGATTGGGTCATTTCTTTCTCTGAATTAATTCGGGCGATACAAATATTTAATATCCAAAGATACTATCCCTGTCCGGGTGAAAGTGAGGACAATTTTTGTTTTTAATGAAAGTATAAAAAATCTTCTACAACAGCAGTTTGATTAATAGACACAAAATATCTTAAATTAATAGTGAAAATGTAAATAAATTCCTATTATGTAAAATTGTATGATAAATAAAGAAAAAATTTTTTATACGCGTGAAATTTCTGTCCTTTCATTTAACGAGCGTGTTTTGCAAGAAGCGGAAGATGAACGAAATCCCTTATTAGAACGGTTAAAATTTTTGGGTATTTTTTCTTCCAATATGGATGAATTCTTTAAGGTTCGGGTAGCCAGTGTTCAGAGACGCCTTGAATTAGGGGAGCAAAAGATGACATATCTTTTAGAAGCCATCGGGGAATTTTCACGCGAATTGGATGAACGATTTCGCCAGGCTTATGAAACAATTACCAGAGAATTAGAAAATCATGGTATTCGGATATTAACTCAAGAAGAATTATATGAATTAGCACCATCAGAATATCAATGGCTTTCGGATTATTTTAAAGAAAATATTCTTCATACACTTGTTCCTGTAATTCTACAAGATAAAATTCCTTTACCTCCGTTAACCGATGGTGCATTATATTTTGCGATACAGATGAATATGCAGGACAAGAAAAAATACGCCGTATTAGAAATTCCTGCTTCTCTTCCTCGTTTTGTAGAGTTACCCAGTGGAAATATTGCATATATTGACGATGTAATACGCCTTTTCCTTACAGATGTGCTGTATATATTCCCCTTTGATGATATTGAAGCCTATGAATTCAAAATATCGAGAGATGCGGAGTTGGATATTGATAATGATTTTTCAGAGGGTTATATTCGGAAAATGAGGAAAGTCCTGGAACAACGGAAAGGAGGTCGCCCTACCCGTTTTCACTATGATGAGAACATGCCTAAAAAACTATGTAAAAAATTATTAAAAGAATTGAAAATTACAGAAGAAGACACAGTGATAGCCGGGGGACGCTATCACAATATGAAAGATTTAATGAACTTCCCTGCCAGAAGAAAAGATTTGTTATTTGAACCTTTACCCCCCGTAAAACACCCCATTTTAGATGGTCCTCGTGTTCCTGTTTTAGATGTAGTGGAAAAACAGGATGTCTTGCTTACATATCCGTATCAATCATTTGACCATGTTATAAGGCTTATTCGAGAGTCAGCTATTGACCCGGATGTCGAAGAAATCAAAATGACCATTTATCGTGTAGCAAGTCAATCAAAAATTGTAAATGCTCTTATTAATGCGGCTCGAAACGGGAAAAAGGTGTTTGCATCCATAGAACTCCAGGCACGATTTGATGAACAACACAATATCCAGATAGCAGAACGTTTGTCAGAAGCAGGGGTTCGTGTGGCTTATGGTGTCCCTCCCATGAAGGTGCATGCAAAATTCCTTTTAATAAAAAAGAAAAACAAGAGTTTTGTGGGATTATCCACAGGAAACTTTCATGAAAAAACAGCTCGCCAATATGTCGATAGTATTTTATTTACATCTAACCCCGCTATTACGGAAGAAGTGGAAGAGGCTTTTAAACTTTTAGACCGAAGTTCCGGATTGCCTCCTTTAACTCCACCTGATTTTGAGTATCTGTGCATTTCCCCTTTCTCATTACGGAAATCATTGAATAGGTTGATTAATCGTGAAAAAGAAAAAGGTTCCAACGGATATATTTTCCTAAAAGTAAATCATCTAACAGATACCCGAATTGTAAAAAAATTAAAAGAAGCTGCCGATGCCGGTGTTAAAATTGATTTGGTTGTTCGAACGACCTATGCAATGCCTCCACATCCTAATATTTCTGCCATTTCTATTTTAGACCGATTTTTGGAACATCAGAGAATCTATATTTTCGGGAAAGGGGAACAAACAACTATTTACATGGCTTCTGCTGATTTGATGGAACGCAATCTTGATTACCGTGTTGAATGTGCTTTCCCCATTATTTCTCCAGAACTAAAACATCAAGTCTTGGATATAATTTCGTTCCAGATTCATGATAATTTTAAGGCTCGTGTTCTGGATGAACGACAAACAAACCGCTATGTAGAACATGGGAAAGGAACTGTTCGAGCCCAATATGCCACATACGAATATTTTAAGCAATCCGCAACGATAGCGATTGACAATAATGTCTAAAAAGAATTCCAATGTAAAACTTCATTTAAACTTCTCTTATGTGGGGATGGAATAGAAGCAGGATAACCTATAGCAACTAAACTAACCAAACGGTAAGATTCAGGGACATTAAGCAGCTTTAAGATAGAAGCACAGTATGGTTTTTTATCTCCTGCTACCCAACAAGAACCCAGACCTAAAGCACGGGCAGAAACAAGGATATTTTGTGTAGCCGCAGAACCATCTTCAATATAATACTTTGTATCTTTGCATACAACCGCTATACATGCCCCCGCCTCACTGATGAATTTGCCATTATCTGTTTGTTCGGCTACTTTTCTTTTTAATTCTTTGTCCACAATGACGATGAATTCCCATGGTTGTTCATTTCTGGCTGTAGCGGATAATCTTCCACAGTCCACAATAGTTTCTAATAATTCCTTCGGCACTTCTTTATCCAGATATTTTCGGACGGAGCGACGCGTTTTGATAGCCTCAATAGCATCCATATCTTACCTCCTTTAATAATAGATGTGGTTTCTAATTATTATAACGGTGCATCCTGTAAAATATCTAAACTTGTGCTTGTGCCAATACGATTAGCCCCTGCTTCTATCATAGCCACGGCTTCCCCATAGGTTCGGATACCTCCTGCCGCCTTGACACCTAAAAAATTTCCTACTGCTTTTCGCAACAGTTGCACATCTTCCACAGTAGCCCCTTTCGTTCCGTATCCGGTAGAAGTTTTGACAAACTTTGCTCCTGTCCGTATTGCCATTTCGCATACCGCAACTTTTTCGTCATTACTCAAATAACTTGTTTCTAAAATAACTTTTACAGGAACATTCCCTGCTGTTTTAACCACGATAGCAATTTCCTTTTCAACATAAGCAGTATAGCCTGATTTTAAAGCACCAATATTAATCACCATATCAATTTCTTGAGCCCCATTTTTAATGGCTTCAGCCGTTTCTGCCACCTTAATATGAGCAGTTGTTGCACCTAAAGGGAAACCAACACATACATCTACTTTAACAGGTGTATCCTTGAGTAACTGGACGCATAACTTTGTCCATGTCGGGTTAATACTTACCGCGTAAAAATTATTTTCTTTAGCTTCCTGACATAGAATTCTTATGTCATCCTCACTCGCGTAAGGACGAAGAAGGGTATGGTCTATCATCCTTGCTAATTCTTGTCGTTTAATATCCATAATATATCTACCTTCAAACCATTTATAATCTTAAAATGCTGAAACCTCCACTAATTTCAAAAACAGACCCTGTAGCGTAATCAAAATTTCCTTCTGCTATAGATTTAACACAATTGGCTACATCTTCGGGCATTCCCCATCGTTTTTGAAGTAATAACCCTTGTTGTATCAAGGCGTCATATTTCGAACGGACAGGTTCTGTCATGTCAGTCATAATTATTCCGGGGCGAATTTCAAATACAGGTATATTATACTCTGCAAGTCGGACAGCATAAAGTTGGGAAGTCATGCTTAAACCTGCTTTACTAATACAGTATTCAGCACGGTTGGGTGAAGCAGTTATGGCTGAAATGCTGGTTATAAATATAATGCGAGGTTTATAGTTCTCTTTGATACCTTTCTGTATAGAAGCAACCATTCGTTGAACAATTTTTTGAGTAAAGAAGAAAACGCCTTTCAAATTTGTATTAAGAACCTTGTCATAACTTTCTATAGAACACTCCAGAATATCGGAACGCTTGTCAGGTGCTATTCCTGCGTTATTTACAAGAAGGTCTATTTCAGGTAGTGCTGGAAAATGGTTAGAAAACCATACCTCCTGGTCTTTTAAATTCTCGATGTCAAGGGAAAATGCTAAACATTGCACAGGATAGTTTTTTTCTATTTCCTCTTTTAGAAGTCGAAGCCCATCGGGATTTCTTGCTATGGCTATTATGTTATAACCTTGTTTTGCTAATGTTAATGCAATTCCCTTGCCAATCCCTCTGCTTGCTCCTGTAACCAGAACAGTTAAATTTTTCATATATTGGACCCTTATTTTGATTTACACTTCATTCTGAAGCATTTGTTCCAATGTCTGTGGTTTTCTAATCCATTCGAATTCAAAAGGTGCTATTCGTAATAATTCTCCACATTCAGGAAAGGAATTGTAGTTTTTACAAGATTGACTTGAACAATATGCTCCCGCCCCTTCTACCACTAAAACATCGCCTATTTTTGCTTCTAATAGTTCTCTTGGGTCAAGACTTTCTGGGTCTCCCCGTTGAGGTGTAAATATATCTCCACTCTCACAACAGTGGCCTGAAACGATATACAGATATTTGTTTCGCGGACTGTCTTTCTCATGAGGGACAACTATTAAAGGATGTAATGCCCCATACATACTGGGACGAATGTTTTCTGTCATACCTGAATCAATCTTTATAAACCGATACCCTGTAGGTCCTGTATCAACTACATCAATAATACTACATAAAAGTGAGCCTGCATTCGCAACAAGATATGTTCCGGGTTCTATTTCCAAATGGAGTCGCCTACCATGCTTTTTCTCAAATTCAAAAAATGCAGGAAGTATTTTATTCCCGATTTCTTGCAAATTGGCTGTTTTTTCATCGAACATACGAGCCACTTTGTATCCACCGCCAAGACTAATTCTCTGGACATCAGGCATTTTTCCGGCTGTTTCTAAAGCCAAATGAGCACAACGAACCCAAACTTCCGGGTCTGAACCCGAACCTATATGTGTATGCATCCCTGTAATTTTTAGTCTATGTTCTTGGGCTACCTCATATACACGATGGAGATATTCATGCCAGATACCGAAACTGGCGGAAGGTCCTCCCACATTAGTTCGATTAGAAGACCCTGAACCCAATCCCGGATTAATTCGAACGCTGACCTCTGTCCCTGGAAACATTTCACCATAGACTTTTAACTGATGGATGGAACAGGCATTATACAGAACCCCTTGTTCTACTAACTCTTTTAAATTGTAGGGAATTTGTTGGGCTGTGATTTGAATATGTGATGGGGGAATACCTGCTTTAATGGCTCGTTCGGCTTCATAACCACTGCTGGCATCTATATGAAGTCCCCATGTATGAAATTTTTGCAAAATTTTGCGTGTAGGTAAAGCCTTCATCGCAAAGCGAGCCGTGAAACCAAAGGCATGTGGAAATGCTAATACTTCCTGAGCCCTTTGAAACATAGTTTTTTCGTCATAAATGAAAATAGGTGTGTTGTAATGATTTTTAATATGCAAAACTTCTTCTTCTGTTAAAAAAAACAAATGCTCCATTTACAATCCTTTCTTTTCAGTTGGGATACAGTATACAATTTCGATATTATTTAGATGGTAAATAAAATAAATCAGAACAATAAGATTTTACAACGATGGCACACGAGAAAAAAATTTATGAATGTTCGGAATGTGGTTTTGAATCCCCAAAATGGCTTGGTAAATGTCCTCAATGTGAATCCTGGAATCCTTTTTTAGAAAAAATTACTAAAAATCTTACAAAGAACAAACAAAAGAAGATAGAAATTCAGCCTGTTTCTATTTTTGAAAAGAACCATCTTGAAGAACAATCAAAAAGGATACTTACAAGAATAAAAGAATTTGACCGAGTTGTCGGAGGAGGAATTATTCAAGGGGCTGTAATATTGATTAGCGGAGAACCCGGTATAGGAAAGTCTACATTAGTAATACAGGTGGCGGGTTTGTGGGCAAAAAATAATGGGGCTGTATTATATGTTCATGGTGAAGAATCCTTTCATCAGGTAAAAGAGCGGGCACAAAGAGTGAATGCAGTCCATCAAAATTTATTTATGTTCCCATCAACAGATATGACCGATATTCTTTCAAGCATAGACACAAATCAGTATTCCTTAGTCATTATTGATTCCATTCAAAGTATTAGCAATCCAGAAGTAGATTCCTTACCTGGAAGTATTACGCAGGTTCGGGAATGCACTTATGAATTAGTCCAGAAAGCAAAACAATTAAATATTCCAATGATTATCATTGGACATATTACCAAAGAAGGTTATATTGCCGGTCCTAAAGTTTTAGAACATATTGTAGATACGGTTCTTTATTTTGAGGGGGAAGGGAAACATTCTTTAAGGGTCTTACGGGCAATAAAAAACCGATTTGGTTCAACCCATGAAATTGGTGTATTTGAAATGTGTTGCGAAGGATTAAAAGAAATAGCCGACCCCAGTGCTATTTTTTTACAAGAAAGGCCTTTAGGGGTGAGTGGTTCTATTGTGTTTCCTATGGTAGGAGGTTCCCGTCCTTTGCTGGTAGAAATTCAGTCCCTGGTTGGAAAAAGTCGAATTCCTCAACCCCGTCGAGGTGTCATGGGCTTAAATAGTCAAAGGGTATCTTTGTTAGTTGCTATTCTTGAGAAAAAGGCAGGTATATATCTTTCCGATAGGGATATCTTTGTTAATGTTGCAGGTGGAGTGTTTGTTGACGAAACTGCGGTTGACCTACCTGTCATAATTTCTATGCTGTCCAGTTTTTTGGATATTCCTCTTGCTTCGGATTGGATTGCTTTTGGAGAGGTAGGCTTATCTGGGGAAATTCGTCGAGTAAATGGGGCAAGAATTCGACTTAATGAAATTGCAAAATTCGGTTTTAAAACCTGTATAATTCCAAGAATAGAACCATCAGATATTCCTGATAAAGCAGAAAGTTTACAAATTATCTCTTTGGAAAATATAAAAAAATTAAATCAATTGTTTGAAAATCGGGAGAAATCTCATGAGTAATATTCCAGATACAGATGAACTATTTAAAAAAGCATTACAAATGGTTGCCCCGGGAAGTCGAATTCGAGAGGCTCTATCGGCGATTATTCAAAGTGGGATGGGTGCTTTGCTCTGTTTTGGGGAACCCCGCAAACTATCTCAACTTTCTGAAGGGGGGGTAGAATTAAATGAAGAATTAAAACCCCAGTTAATTTACGAACTCTCAAAAATGGATGGGGCTATTATTCTTAATGCAGATGGAACCGAAATTTTATATGCAAATCGTTTCTTAAAACCAAATGCAAAAATTCCTTCCGATGAGACAGGAACACGACATCGTGTTGCACAACGCATGGCTCAACAAGCACATTGTATTGTGGTAGCCGTATCTCAAAGGCGTTCTTCAGTTACTATTTATGTTAATGACCGAAAACATGTATTGGCTACTTTACCTACCCTGTTAAGTCGTGCAATGCAGTCTTTGCAAACGATTGAAAGATTTTTAGTAACAATGAATCAATCCCTTCAGGATTTAACTCTTCGAGAATTCCAAGATGTCGTGACAATTTTTGATGTGTGTAAAACGATACAAAGAACTCAAGTCGTATTACGACTTGCCGATGAATTACATCCCATTATTCTTGAATTAGGAACCGAAGGTAGATTAATTCAAATGCAACTTAAAGAATTACTCATTCCTATTCCTGAAGCGGAATTGGTGTTAAAAGATTACTACCGCGAACGTCCTGGTATAGATTATAATACTCTTCTTGAAAAGCTACATGCTCTAACACAAGATGAATTGCTTGATTTAGGGAATATAAGTCAAATATTAGGATATGGCTCAAACCTTCGTTCTATAGATACATATTTAACTCCTCGTGGGTATCGGATTTTGACAATGACACACCGATTACCATCAGCATTAATCGAAAATTTAGTGGCAAAATTTGGTGGAATTAAACAAATACTTCACGCTTCCAAAGAGGATTTAATGGAAGTAGAAGGAGTTGGAGATGTTTTGGCAGAACGAATTCGGAGCAGTTTGAATTTATTGCGTAGTCAAATGGGGTTGGAATTTCGGAGGTAATATGAATAAACTTCATGAATGTCTTATAACTTTACATAATCTCGTAGCACCCAATCATTACAGAATGGTATTGCAAAGCAAAGAAATGGCTATGCAATCATTACCCGGTCAATTCGTTATGTTAGAAGTTTCCCAGGGATACTACCCTTTTTTACGCAGACCTATGTCTATAGAACGGATTTTTTCAGATGGTGTCTCTATTCTTTACAAAGTATGTGGTGAAGGGACAAAAATTTTATCCACATTATCCGTAGGCGAAAAAATTAATGTTCAGGGTCCGTTAGGAAATTCTTTTCCTATTCCGAAAGAATATTCCCACTATCTTATTGTTGCAGGGGGTATAGGAGTAGCCCCTTTCCCTGCATTAGTAGAGGGAATATTAAAGGTTCGGGGAATTGCTCCGGAAATTATTTTAGCAGGGAAGGATTTCCATCATCTTTTGTGCGAAAAAGATTTTCGACAGATGGGATGCAAAATACATCTTGTAACTGAAGATGGAAGTGCCGGAGACAAAGGACTTGCAACAGATGTCCTTGAAACACTCAATCTGCCAGATTCCACCATTGTATACACATGTGGTCCTCTACCAATGATTAAGAATGTTCATAAGATTTGTGAGCAAAAAAAGTGGCTTTGCTACGCCTCTTTAGAGGCAGAAATGGCTTGTGGAGAAGGTGTCTGTTTAGGATGTGTTCTTCCCGCAAAGATGGAAGTTGAAAACGAAATGATGGCTCGTGTCTGTAGAGAAGGACCCGTGTTTGATACACAGGTAATTCTCTGGGATAAAATTGGAGAAAAATGAAATATGGATATAAACCTAAATGTATCTATAGGAAATCTTATACTAAAAAATCCCATAACTGTGGCTTCAGGGACTTTCGGTTATGGAGAAGAATATTCCGAATATTTTGATATATCTGAATTGGGTGCTGTGACCATAAAGAGCCTTACTTTACAACCTCGTTTGGGCAATATCCCTCCCCGTATTGTTGAAACCCCTGCTGGAATGTTAAATGCAATAGGACTTCAAAATGTTGGAATTGACACTTATTTAAAAAGCAAACTCCCATTTTTACGAGAAAAAAAATGCACCAATATTGCCAATATTTATGGGACTTCTATTGATGAATATGTTAAATTGGCAGAACGCCTTGAGAAAGAGGGTGGTGCTGATGCTATAGAAATGAATTTATCATGTCCAAATGTCCATGATGCTAAAAATAAATTTAAATGTCCTCTTATTGCACAATCTCCCGAATGGGTAGAAAAATATACTCTTGCAGTCCGTTCCAGTGTAAAGTTACCGTTAATTGTTAAACTCTCCCCAAATATCACGGATATTACAGAACCTGCTTTATCGGCAGAGAGAGGTGGGGCAGATGCTATTTCTATCATCAATACATTACTTGGAATGGCAATAAATCCTGAAACAAGAAAACCCAAATTAAAGAATGTCGTTGGGGGGCTTAGCGGTCCTGCAATTCGTCCTGTTGCCTTAAAAATGGTATGGGATGTAAGTAGAACAGTAAAAATTCCTGTAATAGGGATGGGTGGAATTTGCACTGCTTCAGATGCTTTGGAATTTCTTATCGCAGGAGCAAGAATGGTCGCAATAGGTTCTTATTTATTCCGTGACCCGTTGGCTCCCATTCGTATTATACAGGGTTTGCGAGAATACTGTCTTAATAACGGTATAGATGATATTAACAAACTTATTGGTTCTGTGATTATTGAATAGGTAGAAAGCAGGTATATGTCAGAAAAAATTATTATAGGATTAGATATTGATACAATAGACGAAGTTAAGAAAATCCTTGAATTATGTCCAAACTGTGTATGGTTTAAAGTAGGTAGCCAGTTATTTACTCGATGTGGTCCTCAGGTAATTTCCTTACTTAAAGAAAAAAATAAA
Coding sequences within:
- the ppk1 gene encoding polyphosphate kinase 1 encodes the protein MINKEKIFYTREISVLSFNERVLQEAEDERNPLLERLKFLGIFSSNMDEFFKVRVASVQRRLELGEQKMTYLLEAIGEFSRELDERFRQAYETITRELENHGIRILTQEELYELAPSEYQWLSDYFKENILHTLVPVILQDKIPLPPLTDGALYFAIQMNMQDKKKYAVLEIPASLPRFVELPSGNIAYIDDVIRLFLTDVLYIFPFDDIEAYEFKISRDAELDIDNDFSEGYIRKMRKVLEQRKGGRPTRFHYDENMPKKLCKKLLKELKITEEDTVIAGGRYHNMKDLMNFPARRKDLLFEPLPPVKHPILDGPRVPVLDVVEKQDVLLTYPYQSFDHVIRLIRESAIDPDVEEIKMTIYRVASQSKIVNALINAARNGKKVFASIELQARFDEQHNIQIAERLSEAGVRVAYGVPPMKVHAKFLLIKKKNKSFVGLSTGNFHEKTARQYVDSILFTSNPAITEEVEEAFKLLDRSSGLPPLTPPDFEYLCISPFSLRKSLNRLINREKEKGSNGYIFLKVNHLTDTRIVKKLKEAADAGVKIDLVVRTTYAMPPHPNISAISILDRFLEHQRIYIFGKGEQTTIYMASADLMERNLDYRVECAFPIISPELKHQVLDIISFQIHDNFKARVLDERQTNRYVEHGKGTVRAQYATYEYFKQSATIAIDNNV
- a CDS encoding nitroreductase family protein → MDAIEAIKTRRSVRKYLDKEVPKELLETIVDCGRLSATARNEQPWEFIVIVDKELKRKVAEQTDNGKFISEAGACIAVVCKDTKYYIEDGSAATQNILVSARALGLGSCWVAGDKKPYCASILKLLNVPESYRLVSLVAIGYPASIPSPHKRSLNEVLHWNSF
- the deoC gene encoding deoxyribose-phosphate aldolase, giving the protein MDIKRQELARMIDHTLLRPYASEDDIRILCQEAKENNFYAVSINPTWTKLCVQLLKDTPVKVDVCVGFPLGATTAHIKVAETAEAIKNGAQEIDMVINIGALKSGYTAYVEKEIAIVVKTAGNVPVKVILETSYLSNDEKVAVCEMAIRTGAKFVKTSTGYGTKGATVEDVQLLRKAVGNFLGVKAAGGIRTYGEAVAMIEAGANRIGTSTSLDILQDAPL
- a CDS encoding 3-ketoacyl-ACP reductase, translated to MKNLTVLVTGASRGIGKGIALTLAKQGYNIIAIARNPDGLRLLKEEIEKNYPVQCLAFSLDIENLKDQEVWFSNHFPALPEIDLLVNNAGIAPDKRSDILECSIESYDKVLNTNLKGVFFFTQKIVQRMVASIQKGIKENYKPRIIFITSISAITASPNRAEYCISKAGLSMTSQLYAVRLAEYNIPVFEIRPGIIMTDMTEPVRSKYDALIQQGLLLQKRWGMPEDVANCVKSIAEGNFDYATGSVFEISGGFSILRL
- a CDS encoding diaminopimelate decarboxylase, with the protein product MEHLFFLTEEEVLHIKNHYNTPIFIYDEKTMFQRAQEVLAFPHAFGFTARFAMKALPTRKILQKFHTWGLHIDASSGYEAERAIKAGIPPSHIQITAQQIPYNLKELVEQGVLYNACSIHQLKVYGEMFPGTEVSVRINPGLGSGSSNRTNVGGPSASFGIWHEYLHRVYEVAQEHRLKITGMHTHIGSGSDPEVWVRCAHLALETAGKMPDVQRISLGGGYKVARMFDEKTANLQEIGNKILPAFFEFEKKHGRRLHLEIEPGTYLVANAGSLLCSIIDVVDTGPTGYRFIKIDSGMTENIRPSMYGALHPLIVVPHEKDSPRNKYLYIVSGHCCESGDIFTPQRGDPESLDPRELLEAKIGDVLVVEGAGAYCSSQSCKNYNSFPECGELLRIAPFEFEWIRKPQTLEQMLQNEV
- the radA gene encoding DNA repair protein RadA, which translates into the protein MAHEKKIYECSECGFESPKWLGKCPQCESWNPFLEKITKNLTKNKQKKIEIQPVSIFEKNHLEEQSKRILTRIKEFDRVVGGGIIQGAVILISGEPGIGKSTLVIQVAGLWAKNNGAVLYVHGEESFHQVKERAQRVNAVHQNLFMFPSTDMTDILSSIDTNQYSLVIIDSIQSISNPEVDSLPGSITQVRECTYELVQKAKQLNIPMIIIGHITKEGYIAGPKVLEHIVDTVLYFEGEGKHSLRVLRAIKNRFGSTHEIGVFEMCCEGLKEIADPSAIFLQERPLGVSGSIVFPMVGGSRPLLVEIQSLVGKSRIPQPRRGVMGLNSQRVSLLVAILEKKAGIYLSDRDIFVNVAGGVFVDETAVDLPVIISMLSSFLDIPLASDWIAFGEVGLSGEIRRVNGARIRLNEIAKFGFKTCIIPRIEPSDIPDKAESLQIISLENIKKLNQLFENREKSHE
- the disA gene encoding DNA integrity scanning diadenylate cyclase DisA, which produces MSNIPDTDELFKKALQMVAPGSRIREALSAIIQSGMGALLCFGEPRKLSQLSEGGVELNEELKPQLIYELSKMDGAIILNADGTEILYANRFLKPNAKIPSDETGTRHRVAQRMAQQAHCIVVAVSQRRSSVTIYVNDRKHVLATLPTLLSRAMQSLQTIERFLVTMNQSLQDLTLREFQDVVTIFDVCKTIQRTQVVLRLADELHPIILELGTEGRLIQMQLKELLIPIPEAELVLKDYYRERPGIDYNTLLEKLHALTQDELLDLGNISQILGYGSNLRSIDTYLTPRGYRILTMTHRLPSALIENLVAKFGGIKQILHASKEDLMEVEGVGDVLAERIRSSLNLLRSQMGLEFRR
- a CDS encoding dihydroorotate dehydrogenase electron transfer subunit, with the translated sequence MNKLHECLITLHNLVAPNHYRMVLQSKEMAMQSLPGQFVMLEVSQGYYPFLRRPMSIERIFSDGVSILYKVCGEGTKILSTLSVGEKINVQGPLGNSFPIPKEYSHYLIVAGGIGVAPFPALVEGILKVRGIAPEIILAGKDFHHLLCEKDFRQMGCKIHLVTEDGSAGDKGLATDVLETLNLPDSTIVYTCGPLPMIKNVHKICEQKKWLCYASLEAEMACGEGVCLGCVLPAKMEVENEMMARVCREGPVFDTQVILWDKIGEK
- a CDS encoding dihydroorotate dehydrogenase, whose translation is MNLNVSIGNLILKNPITVASGTFGYGEEYSEYFDISELGAVTIKSLTLQPRLGNIPPRIVETPAGMLNAIGLQNVGIDTYLKSKLPFLREKKCTNIANIYGTSIDEYVKLAERLEKEGGADAIEMNLSCPNVHDAKNKFKCPLIAQSPEWVEKYTLAVRSSVKLPLIVKLSPNITDITEPALSAERGGADAISIINTLLGMAINPETRKPKLKNVVGGLSGPAIRPVALKMVWDVSRTVKIPVIGMGGICTASDALEFLIAGARMVAIGSYLFRDPLAPIRIIQGLREYCLNNGIDDINKLIGSVIIE